In Oryza glaberrima chromosome 8, OglaRS2, whole genome shotgun sequence, the following are encoded in one genomic region:
- the LOC127782505 gene encoding uncharacterized protein LOC127782505 — protein sequence MASYDGGGDGGRSGGGGSGDLASSAKLVAEAASRCSRTASRRDLEKVDKACIAGGASRREAAQSSGAEERHRWRGDAEERRRGRGGEEEQRRWRGGAEERRRRGAARSGGAEEQHRWRGDAEERRRRRGGEEEQRRRRGSAEGRREGAEPAEGRR from the coding sequence ATGGCCTcctacgacggcggcggcgacggcgggcggtcTGGCGGGGGCGGGAGCGGCGACCTGGCGTCGAGCGCCAagctggtggcggaggcggcaagTCGGTGTTCCAGGACCGCGTCGCGTCGCGACCTGGAGAAGGTCGACAAGGCTTGCATCGCGGGTGGCGCCTCCCGGCGAGAGGCGGCGCAGAGCAGTGGCGCGGAGGAGCGGCATCGGTGGAGGGGCGAcgcggaggagcggcgccggggaagaggcggcgaggaggagcagcgccggtggaggggcggcgcggaggagcggcgccggcgaggggcggcgcggaGCGGTGGCGCGGAGGAGCAGCACCGGTGGAGGGGCGAcgcggaggagcggcgccggcgaagaggcggcgaggaggagcagcgccgGCGGAGGGGCAgcgcggaggggcggcgcgaAGGAGCGGAGCCGGCGGAGGGGCGACGATGA
- the LOC127782503 gene encoding uncharacterized protein LOC127782503 isoform X1, with protein MLDRPSSLTGQFRDCWRCSSSQNPIRRRPLLPLVSRSPSPSRSPAAVAASVSAFPSRRRLCLRRRGRVHLRGRRVGVSERRRRRRGEQPSPPRSPPSPSAAAARRLLRPPASGSGLHVVGDADLTAVHALGSVSSSAVAEHRHFRLHLALALSSAAAAAPVLRCRCHRRAPLLGPSPPSPTAAAPSSVAAAIEDTTLVTEPASMKAVAAARRGEPTAYNLALHEHGPKLYDKLTEDMEDHLQEMCVSIEAAQGGLKIIDRFSQESTLPYYLLPFVWENILACALIVAAE; from the exons ATGTTGGATCGACCATCTAGTTTGACTGGCCAATtcagagactgttggagatgctctagcTCCCAAAACCctatccgccgccgcccccttctccctctcgtctctcgctcgccctctccctcccgctctcccgccgccgtcgccgcctccgtctccgcgttcccctcgcgccgccgcctctgcctccgccgccgcggccgcgtccaCCTCCGTGGCCGTCGCGTCGGCGTCTccgagcgccgtcgccgtcggcgaggcgAGCAGCCATCTCCGCCTCGGTCCCCACcgtcgccgagcgccgccgctgcgaggcgcctcctccggccgccggcgtccgGATCCGGACTCCATGTTGTCGGGGACGCGGATCTGACCGCCGTCCATGCGCTGGGcagcgtctcctcctccgccgtcgccgagcatcGCCATTTTCGCCTCCACCTCGCTCTGGCGCtgtcgagcgccgccgccgcagcacccgTCCTCCGCTGCCGTTGCCATCGCCGAGCGCCCCTGCTGGGTccttcgccgccatcgccgacggcCGCTGCTCCGTCCTCCGTTGCCGCTGCCATCGAAGATACGACGTTGGTGACGGAGCCGGCATCAATGAAGGCGGTGGCAGCAGCGAGAAGAGGAGAACC GACTGCTTATAATCTGGCACTTCACGAACATGGGCCAAAGCTCTATGACAAACTGACAGAAGACATGGAAGATCACCTGCAAGAAATGTGCGTATCGATTGAGGCTGCTCAAGGTGGTTTAAAAATTATAGATAG GTTCAGTCAAGAGAGTACCTTGCCCTATTATTTGCTTCCGTTTGTATGGGAGAACATCTTAGCTTGCGCTTTAATTGTCGCAGCAGAGTGA
- the LOC127782503 gene encoding uncharacterized protein LOC127782503 isoform X4 — MLDRPSSLTGQFRDCWRCSSSQNPIRRRPLLPLVSRSPSPSRSPAAVAASVSAFPSRRRLCLRRRGRVHLRGRRVGVSERRRRRRGEQPSPPRSPPSPSAAAARRLLRPPASGSGLHVVGDADLTAVHALGSVSSSAVAEHRHFRLHLALALSSAAAAAPVLRCRCHRRAPLLGPSPPSPTAAAPSSVAAAIEDTTLVTEPASMKAVAAARRGEPYVTRLSSSPQISALCPSARREDPPTMTTPHSSFLLCSATATPPPSSFLSLQPGLLIIWHFTNMGQSSMTN; from the exons ATGTTGGATCGACCATCTAGTTTGACTGGCCAATtcagagactgttggagatgctctagcTCCCAAAACCctatccgccgccgcccccttctccctctcgtctctcgctcgccctctccctcccgctctcccgccgccgtcgccgcctccgtctccgcgttcccctcgcgccgccgcctctgcctccgccgccgcggccgcgtccaCCTCCGTGGCCGTCGCGTCGGCGTCTccgagcgccgtcgccgtcggcgaggcgAGCAGCCATCTCCGCCTCGGTCCCCACcgtcgccgagcgccgccgctgcgaggcgcctcctccggccgccggcgtccgGATCCGGACTCCATGTTGTCGGGGACGCGGATCTGACCGCCGTCCATGCGCTGGGcagcgtctcctcctccgccgtcgccgagcatcGCCATTTTCGCCTCCACCTCGCTCTGGCGCtgtcgagcgccgccgccgcagcacccgTCCTCCGCTGCCGTTGCCATCGCCGAGCGCCCCTGCTGGGTccttcgccgccatcgccgacggcCGCTGCTCCGTCCTCCGTTGCCGCTGCCATCGAAGATACGACGTTGGTGACGGAGCCGGCATCAATGAAGGCGGTGGCAGCAGCGAGAAGAGGAGAACCGTATGTCACCAGGCTCTCGAGCTCGCCCCAGATCAGTGCCCTCTGTCCTTCTGCTCGTCGTGAGGACCCGCCAACCATGACGACGCCTCATTCCTCCTTTCTTCTGTGCTCAGCCACGgcaacaccaccaccatcgtcgTTCCTGTCGTTGCAGCCCG GACTGCTTATAATCTGGCACTTCACGAACATGGGCCAAAGCTCTATGACAAACTGA
- the LOC127782503 gene encoding uncharacterized protein LOC127782503 isoform X2, protein MLDRPSSLTGQFRDCWRCSSSQNPIRRRPLLPLVSRSPSPSRSPAAVAASVSAFPSRRRLCLRRRGRVHLRGRRVGVSERRRRRRGEQPSPPRSPPSPSAAAARRLLRPPASGSGLHVVGDADLTAVHALGSVSSSAVAEHRHFRLHLALALSSAAAAAPVLRCRCHRRAPLLGPSPPSPTAAAPSSVAAAIEDTTLVTEPASMKAVAAARRGEPTAYNLALHEHGPKLYDKLTEDMEDHLQEMCVSIEAAQGGLKIIDSQESTLPYYLLPFVWENILACALIVAAE, encoded by the exons ATGTTGGATCGACCATCTAGTTTGACTGGCCAATtcagagactgttggagatgctctagcTCCCAAAACCctatccgccgccgcccccttctccctctcgtctctcgctcgccctctccctcccgctctcccgccgccgtcgccgcctccgtctccgcgttcccctcgcgccgccgcctctgcctccgccgccgcggccgcgtccaCCTCCGTGGCCGTCGCGTCGGCGTCTccgagcgccgtcgccgtcggcgaggcgAGCAGCCATCTCCGCCTCGGTCCCCACcgtcgccgagcgccgccgctgcgaggcgcctcctccggccgccggcgtccgGATCCGGACTCCATGTTGTCGGGGACGCGGATCTGACCGCCGTCCATGCGCTGGGcagcgtctcctcctccgccgtcgccgagcatcGCCATTTTCGCCTCCACCTCGCTCTGGCGCtgtcgagcgccgccgccgcagcacccgTCCTCCGCTGCCGTTGCCATCGCCGAGCGCCCCTGCTGGGTccttcgccgccatcgccgacggcCGCTGCTCCGTCCTCCGTTGCCGCTGCCATCGAAGATACGACGTTGGTGACGGAGCCGGCATCAATGAAGGCGGTGGCAGCAGCGAGAAGAGGAGAACC GACTGCTTATAATCTGGCACTTCACGAACATGGGCCAAAGCTCTATGACAAACTGACAGAAGACATGGAAGATCACCTGCAAGAAATGTGCGTATCGATTGAGGCTGCTCAAGGTGGTTTAAAAATTATAGATAG TCAAGAGAGTACCTTGCCCTATTATTTGCTTCCGTTTGTATGGGAGAACATCTTAGCTTGCGCTTTAATTGTCGCAGCAGAGTGA
- the LOC127782503 gene encoding uncharacterized protein LOC127782503 isoform X6, whose translation MLDRPSSLTGQFRDCWRCSSSQNPIRRRPLLPLVSRSPSPSRSPAAVAASVSAFPSRRRLCLRRRGRVHLRGRRVGVSERRRRRRGEQPSPPRSPPSPSAAAARRLLRPPASGSGLHVVGDADLTAVHALGSVSSSAVAEHRHFRLHLALALSSAAAAAPVLRCRCHRRAPLLGPSPPSPTAAAPSSVAAAIEDTTLVTEPASMKAVAAARRGEPYVTRLSSSPQISALCPSARREDPPTMTTPHSSFLLCSATATPPPSSFLSLQPGER comes from the coding sequence ATGTTGGATCGACCATCTAGTTTGACTGGCCAATtcagagactgttggagatgctctagcTCCCAAAACCctatccgccgccgcccccttctccctctcgtctctcgctcgccctctccctcccgctctcccgccgccgtcgccgcctccgtctccgcgttcccctcgcgccgccgcctctgcctccgccgccgcggccgcgtccaCCTCCGTGGCCGTCGCGTCGGCGTCTccgagcgccgtcgccgtcggcgaggcgAGCAGCCATCTCCGCCTCGGTCCCCACcgtcgccgagcgccgccgctgcgaggcgcctcctccggccgccggcgtccgGATCCGGACTCCATGTTGTCGGGGACGCGGATCTGACCGCCGTCCATGCGCTGGGcagcgtctcctcctccgccgtcgccgagcatcGCCATTTTCGCCTCCACCTCGCTCTGGCGCtgtcgagcgccgccgccgcagcacccgTCCTCCGCTGCCGTTGCCATCGCCGAGCGCCCCTGCTGGGTccttcgccgccatcgccgacggcCGCTGCTCCGTCCTCCGTTGCCGCTGCCATCGAAGATACGACGTTGGTGACGGAGCCGGCATCAATGAAGGCGGTGGCAGCAGCGAGAAGAGGAGAACCGTATGTCACCAGGCTCTCGAGCTCGCCCCAGATCAGTGCCCTCTGTCCTTCTGCTCGTCGTGAGGACCCGCCAACCATGACGACGCCTCATTCCTCCTTTCTTCTGTGCTCAGCCACGgcaacaccaccaccatcgtcgTTCCTGTCGTTGCAGCCCGGTGAGCGTTGA
- the LOC127782503 gene encoding uncharacterized protein LOC127782503 isoform X3, whose product MLDRPSSLTGQFRDCWRCSSSQNPIRRRPLLPLVSRSPSPSRSPAAVAASVSAFPSRRRLCLRRRGRVHLRGRRVGVSERRRRRRGEQPSPPRSPPSPSAAAARRLLRPPASGSGLHVVGDADLTAVHALGSVSSSAVAEHRHFRLHLALALSSAAAAAPVLRCRCHRRAPLLGPSPPSPTAAAPSSVAAAIEDTTLVTEPASMKAVAAARRGEPTAYNLALHEHGPKLYDKLTEDMEDHLQEMCVSIEAAQGGLKIIDRLRSKQLACIPQHSMVGGSKRWKEKTY is encoded by the exons ATGTTGGATCGACCATCTAGTTTGACTGGCCAATtcagagactgttggagatgctctagcTCCCAAAACCctatccgccgccgcccccttctccctctcgtctctcgctcgccctctccctcccgctctcccgccgccgtcgccgcctccgtctccgcgttcccctcgcgccgccgcctctgcctccgccgccgcggccgcgtccaCCTCCGTGGCCGTCGCGTCGGCGTCTccgagcgccgtcgccgtcggcgaggcgAGCAGCCATCTCCGCCTCGGTCCCCACcgtcgccgagcgccgccgctgcgaggcgcctcctccggccgccggcgtccgGATCCGGACTCCATGTTGTCGGGGACGCGGATCTGACCGCCGTCCATGCGCTGGGcagcgtctcctcctccgccgtcgccgagcatcGCCATTTTCGCCTCCACCTCGCTCTGGCGCtgtcgagcgccgccgccgcagcacccgTCCTCCGCTGCCGTTGCCATCGCCGAGCGCCCCTGCTGGGTccttcgccgccatcgccgacggcCGCTGCTCCGTCCTCCGTTGCCGCTGCCATCGAAGATACGACGTTGGTGACGGAGCCGGCATCAATGAAGGCGGTGGCAGCAGCGAGAAGAGGAGAACC GACTGCTTATAATCTGGCACTTCACGAACATGGGCCAAAGCTCTATGACAAACTGACAGAAGACATGGAAGATCACCTGCAAGAAATGTGCGTATCGATTGAGGCTGCTCAAGGTGGTTTAAAAATTATAGATAG GCTTCGTTCCAAACAGCTAGCGTGTATACCACAGCACTCTATGGTTGGTGGCAGCAAAAGATGGAAGGAAAAAACGTATTAG
- the LOC127782503 gene encoding uncharacterized protein LOC127782503 isoform X7, which produces MLDRPSSLTGQFRDCWRCSSSQNPIRRRPLLPLVSRSPSPSRSPAAVAASVSAFPSRRRLCLRRRGRVHLRGRRVGVSERRRRRRGEQPSPPRSPPSPSAAAARRLLRPPASGSGLHVVGDADLTAVHALGSVSSSAVAEHRHFRLHLALALSSAAAAAPVLRCRCHRRAPLLGPSPPSPTAAAPSSVAAAIEDTTLVTEPASMKAVAAARRGEPHGNTTTIVVPVVAARTAYNLALHEHGPKLYDKLTEDMEDHLQEMCVSIEAAQGGLKIIDRFSQESTLPYYLLPFVWENILACALIVAAE; this is translated from the exons ATGTTGGATCGACCATCTAGTTTGACTGGCCAATtcagagactgttggagatgctctagcTCCCAAAACCctatccgccgccgcccccttctccctctcgtctctcgctcgccctctccctcccgctctcccgccgccgtcgccgcctccgtctccgcgttcccctcgcgccgccgcctctgcctccgccgccgcggccgcgtccaCCTCCGTGGCCGTCGCGTCGGCGTCTccgagcgccgtcgccgtcggcgaggcgAGCAGCCATCTCCGCCTCGGTCCCCACcgtcgccgagcgccgccgctgcgaggcgcctcctccggccgccggcgtccgGATCCGGACTCCATGTTGTCGGGGACGCGGATCTGACCGCCGTCCATGCGCTGGGcagcgtctcctcctccgccgtcgccgagcatcGCCATTTTCGCCTCCACCTCGCTCTGGCGCtgtcgagcgccgccgccgcagcacccgTCCTCCGCTGCCGTTGCCATCGCCGAGCGCCCCTGCTGGGTccttcgccgccatcgccgacggcCGCTGCTCCGTCCTCCGTTGCCGCTGCCATCGAAGATACGACGTTGGTGACGGAGCCGGCATCAATGAAGGCGGTGGCAGCAGCGAGAAGAGGAGAACC CCACGgcaacaccaccaccatcgtcgTTCCTGTCGTTGCAGCCCG GACTGCTTATAATCTGGCACTTCACGAACATGGGCCAAAGCTCTATGACAAACTGACAGAAGACATGGAAGATCACCTGCAAGAAATGTGCGTATCGATTGAGGCTGCTCAAGGTGGTTTAAAAATTATAGATAG GTTCAGTCAAGAGAGTACCTTGCCCTATTATTTGCTTCCGTTTGTATGGGAGAACATCTTAGCTTGCGCTTTAATTGTCGCAGCAGAGTGA
- the LOC127782503 gene encoding uncharacterized protein LOC127782503 isoform X5: MLDRPSSLTGQFRDCWRCSSSQNPIRRRPLLPLVSRSPSPSRSPAAVAASVSAFPSRRRLCLRRRGRVHLRGRRVGVSERRRRRRGEQPSPPRSPPSPSAAAARRLLRPPASGSGLHVVGDADLTAVHALGSVSSSAVAEHRHFRLHLALALSSAAAAAPVLRCRCHRRAPLLGPSPPSPTAAAPSSVAAAIEDTTLVTEPASMKAVAAARRGEPTAYNLALHEHGPKLYDKLTEDMEDHLQEMLRSKQLACIPQHSMVGGSKRWKEKTY; the protein is encoded by the exons ATGTTGGATCGACCATCTAGTTTGACTGGCCAATtcagagactgttggagatgctctagcTCCCAAAACCctatccgccgccgcccccttctccctctcgtctctcgctcgccctctccctcccgctctcccgccgccgtcgccgcctccgtctccgcgttcccctcgcgccgccgcctctgcctccgccgccgcggccgcgtccaCCTCCGTGGCCGTCGCGTCGGCGTCTccgagcgccgtcgccgtcggcgaggcgAGCAGCCATCTCCGCCTCGGTCCCCACcgtcgccgagcgccgccgctgcgaggcgcctcctccggccgccggcgtccgGATCCGGACTCCATGTTGTCGGGGACGCGGATCTGACCGCCGTCCATGCGCTGGGcagcgtctcctcctccgccgtcgccgagcatcGCCATTTTCGCCTCCACCTCGCTCTGGCGCtgtcgagcgccgccgccgcagcacccgTCCTCCGCTGCCGTTGCCATCGCCGAGCGCCCCTGCTGGGTccttcgccgccatcgccgacggcCGCTGCTCCGTCCTCCGTTGCCGCTGCCATCGAAGATACGACGTTGGTGACGGAGCCGGCATCAATGAAGGCGGTGGCAGCAGCGAGAAGAGGAGAACC GACTGCTTATAATCTGGCACTTCACGAACATGGGCCAAAGCTCTATGACAAACTGACAGAAGACATGGAAGATCACCTGCAAGAAAT GCTTCGTTCCAAACAGCTAGCGTGTATACCACAGCACTCTATGGTTGGTGGCAGCAAAAGATGGAAGGAAAAAACGTATTAG